From Polyodon spathula isolate WHYD16114869_AA chromosome 26, ASM1765450v1, whole genome shotgun sequence, one genomic window encodes:
- the LOC121300688 gene encoding LITAF domain-containing protein-like: MEKGTSRAFPNDPYPAYQGSAYPSGQQIPYPTNPGVNPTTYPPPPPYGNPAGAQLPTVMAAVITQPLSDVPGQTLCIHCQQQVLTTIEHKAGLLTWVVCGTICLFLGCLGCCLIPFCVDSCKDVEHRCPACQQVLSIYKRL; the protein is encoded by the exons ATGGAGAAGGGAACCTCTCGTGCTTTTCCTAATGATCCCTATCCAGCTTATCAAGGGAGTGCTTACCCCAGTGGTCAGCAAATACCCTACCCTACAAACCCAG GGGTAAACCCAACGACGTACCCTCCCCCTCCACCCTATGGAAACCCTGCAGGAGCACAGCTGCCAACAG TGATGGCTGCAGTGATAACTCAGCCCCTCAGCGATGTCCCGGGACAGACACTGTGCATCCACTGCCAGCAACAAGTCCTCACCACAATTGAGCACAAGGCTGGCTTGCTAACCTGGGTTGTCTGCGGcaccatttgtttattttt GGGTTGTCTGGGCTGCTGTCTCATTCCCTTTTGTGTGGATAGCTGCAAGGATGTGGAGCACAGGTGTCCAGCCTGCCAACAGGTTCTCAGTATATACAAACGGCTTTGA
- the tekt4 gene encoding tektin-4: MSAQVLVSRPRFDTQAMSGEQHPKTNEVAVNTGMFSSSGLATAGYRTAKYTTEEWFQNNQSKYFQAFADRDNAENIRHQSKKMSSETEATTMRAQSDSTKKLGERLQDIFFWKSELQREIEDLTSETDLLLGQKTRLEKALDATEIPQAIATDNLQCRERRMGSDLVKDSVEVELLNELDLIQSVQELLKRTLDQAINQIRSNREAKQTLELDWSDKYEAYNIDDQCGRYNNQSTEIQSHMNSAKFQDHISHPETWTEFTRQNIGNAVHERLTSIDLRGLIDKVIQDTADDLRDQCAAVDRALAKRCEEMNAAKVKMEQHLDSILNQIGAQEKNIAALHQAIKDKEAPMKVAQTRLYDRSSRPNMELCRDHVQLRMVNEVGEITESIESLQRKYEEAQQSLSNMEDTRMMLEKEICNKEHSLFIDRKKCMTHRTRYPTVIRLTGY; this comes from the exons atgtcGGCTCAAGTTTTAGTTTCTAGACCGAGGTTTGACACCCAAGCTATGTCCGGGGAACAGCACCCAAAAACAAATGAAGTTGCAGTAAACACAGGAATGTTCTCGTCTTCTGGACTGGCTACTGCGGGTTACAGGACCGCTAAATACACGACCGAAGAGTGGTTCCAGAACAACCAGTCCAAATACTTCCAGGCATTTGCAGACAGGGACAACGCGGAAAACATCAGGCACCAGTCTAAAAAAATGTCCAGCGAAACGGAGGCGACCACGATGAGAGCTCAATCCGATTCCACTAAAAAACTGGGCGAGCGCTTGCAGGATATTTTTTTCTGGAAGTCTGAGTTGCAGCGGGAGATCGAAGACTTGACATCTGAGACTGACCTGCTTCTCGGGCAGAAAACGAGACTGGAGAAAGCGCTGGATGCCACTGAAATACCCCAAGCCATAGCTACTGACAACCTGCAGTGCAGAGAAAGGCGTATGGGATCTGATCTGGTTAAAGATAGTGTGGAGGTCGAACTACTGAAT gAATTAGATCTTATTCAAAGCGTTCAAGAACTTCTGAAAAGGACTTTAGATCAAGCCATCAACCAAATAAG ATCAAACAGAGAAGCCAAACAGACCCTTGAGCTCGACTGGTCTGATAAATATGAAGCTTACAACATCGATGACCAGTGTGGCCGGTACAACAACCAAAGCACTGAAATCCAGTCCCACATGAACTCTGCCAAGTTTCAAGACCA TATCTCCCACCCTGAAACTTGGACTGAGTTTACGCGCCAAAATATTGGCAATGCTGTACATGAGCGGCTCACATCCATCGACCTCCGTGGTCTTATTGATAAAGTGATTCAGGACACTGCAGACGATCTGCGGGATCAGTGTGCTGCTGTGGACAGGGCTCTGGCCAAACGCTGTGAGGAGATGAATGCAGCGAAGGTCAAAATGGAGCAACACCTGGATTCA ATCCTGAATCAGATAGGAGCTCAAGAGAAGAACATAGCGGCTCTCCATCAGGCTATAAAGGATAAAGAGGCGCCCATGAAGGTCGCTCAGACAAGGCTGTACGACAGGTCATCCCGACCTAACATGGAGCTCTGTAGGGACCATGTACAGCTGAG GATGGTGAATGAAGTTGGTGAGATCACAGAGTCCATTGAGTCTCTGCAGCGCAAGTATGAGGAAGCCCAGCAGTCTCTAAGTAATATGGAGGACACACGCATGATGCTGGAGAAGGAAATCTGCAACAAAGAGCATAGCCTCTTCATCGACCGAAAGAAATGCATGACCCATCGCACACGCTACCCAACCGTCATCCGACTGACAGGATATTAA